The Bradysia coprophila strain Holo2 unplaced genomic scaffold, BU_Bcop_v1 contig_732, whole genome shotgun sequence genome has a window encoding:
- the LOC119084310 gene encoding uncharacterized protein LOC119084310, which yields MQRCCEKNQQIESFACNSRALDYSKFLHLLPNLKELGLTYDSEMLEKNFLPMLQSLRKLALDCVENINKVLLPITLNGNVNLEELELSNVVVDENTFEILAKFSELRRLIIISRRTCSFPPTCIFPPKLQSIVLHKFYICERRFDTLVEHSIPDLKFSACIYEGAMDEWIEKRNKREHQKLPIQLIITKDRTDETTSTINLNNFSDSDCAYNRSRLSFPALNRSCLTDIELEVDTYNNNAVNPFRAKLFMFARETGKFLRSALILYSVYVVLKDLFKFWLKLFNRG from the exons ATGCAAAGGTGTTGCGAGAAAAACCAACAGATTGAGAGTTTTGCGTGCAATTCAAGGGCGTTGGACTATTCGAAATTTCTACATCTGCTACCAAATTTGAAGGAGCTCGGATTAACTTATGACTCCGAAATGTtggaaaagaattttctaCCAATGTTGCAGTCACTACGCAAATTGGCTCTGGACTGCGTCGAAAATATCAACAAGGTTCTACTGCCGATAACGTTGAATGGCAATGTTAATCTCGAAGAATTGGAGCTGAGCAATGTAGTGGTCGATGAGAACACGTTCGAGATACTggcaaaattcagtgaattaCGACGATTGATAATCATTTCCAGACGCACATGCAGCTTTCCCCCGACCTGTATATTCCCACCGAAACTACAAAGTATTGTGCTGCATAAGTTTTATATTTGTGAACGCCGATTCGATACACTGGTAGAGCATTCAATACCGGACCTTAAATTTTCTGCTTGTATTTATGAAGGAGCAATGGATGAGTGGATTGAGAAACGCAATAAACGTGAACACCAAAAACTCCCCATACAGTTGATCATTACTAAGGACCGCACTGATGAG ACCACTTCGACGATAAACTTGAACAACTTCTCAGACTCTGATTGCGCTTACAATCGTAGCAGGCTTTCTTTCCCCGCTTTGAATAGGAGTTGTCTTACTGACATCGAACTGGAGGTTGACACGTACAACAACAATGCGGTTAACCCTTTCCGAGCAAAACTTTTTATGTTTGCTAGAGAAACTGGAAAATTTTTGCGCAGCGCCTTGATATTGTACTCTGTTTACGTTGTATTGAAGGACTTGTTTAAATTTTGGCTGAAACTATTCAACAGAGGATGA